The proteins below come from a single Etheostoma spectabile isolate EspeVRDwgs_2016 chromosome 4, UIUC_Espe_1.0, whole genome shotgun sequence genomic window:
- the tubb1 gene encoding tubulin beta chain, producing MREIVHLQIGQCGNQIGSKFWEVISEEHGLNATGIYEGDSNLQLERVNVYFSEAHGGKYVPRALLVDLEPGTMDSVRGSRIGALFRPDNFIHGNSGAGNNWAKGHYTEGAELVEQVIDRVRNESESCDCLQGFQLVHSLGGGTGSGMGTLIINKIREEYPDRIMNTFSVMPSPKVSDTVVEPYNATLSVHQLLENTDETFCIDNEALYDICFRTLKLTTPTYGDLNHLVCMTMSGVTTSLRFPGQLNADLRKLAVNMVPFPRLHFFMPGFAPLTPRGSQQYRALTVPELTQQIFDARNMMTACDPRRGRYLTVAAIFRGRMSTKQVEEQMLAMQQKNSNYFVDWIPHNVKVAVCDIPPRGLKMSSTFIGNNTAIQEIFKRVGEQFSLMFKRKAFLHWYTGEGMDEMEFTEAESNLNDLVSEYQQYQDATSDLDWEVEEEEVEGTAFPATAMIQSQMEVKLETVTEIHKGAVDEKKT from the exons ATGCGTGAAATCGTGCATCTCCAAATTGGACAATGTGGCAACCAGATCGGatcaaag TTTTGGGAAGTGATCAGTGAAGAACATGGGCTCAATGCAACAGGCATCTACGAGGGAGACAGCAACCTCCAACTGGAGAGGGTCAACGTCTACTTCAGTGAGGCACATG GTGGTAAATACGTTCCCAGGGCCCTGCTTGTTGACCTGGAGCCTGGTACGATGGACAGTGTAAGGGGAAGCCGCATCGGGGCTCTTTTTAGGCCAGACAACTTCATCCACG GGAACTCAGGAGCTGGGAATAACTGGGCGAAGGGCCACTACACAGAGGGAGCGGAGCTGGTGGAGCAGGTGATCGACAGAGTGAGGAACGAGAGTGAAAGCTGTGATTGCCTGCAGGGCTTCCAGCTGGTTCACTCCCTGGGGGGTGGCACCGGCTCTGGCATGGGAACCCTGATCATCAACAAGATCCGAGAGGAGTACCCTGACCGCATCATGAACACCTTCAGCGTCATGCCCTCCCCTAAAGTCTCTGACACAGTGGTGGAACCCTACAATGCCACCCTGTCAGTCCACCAGCTCCTGGAGAACACAGACGAGACCTTCTGCATAGACAATGAGGCCCTCTATGACATCTGTTTCCGCACGTTAAAACTGACCACGCCGACTTACGGGGACCTCAACCACTTGGTCTGCATGACCATGAGCGGGGTCACAACCTCTCTGAGATTCCCCGGACAGCTCAACGCGGACCTGAGAAAGCTGGCGGTCAACATGGTGCCTTTCCCTCGCCTCCACTTCTTCATGCCAGGCTTTGCCCCCCTGACGCCTCGTGGCAGCCAGCAGTATCGAGCCCTCACGGTGCCTGAGCTCACCCAGCAGATATTTGATGCCCGCAACATGATGACGGCGTGCGACCCAAGGAGGGGGCGGTACCTCACGGTCGCTGCCATCTTCCGTGGTCGAATGTCCACCAAACAGGTGGAAGAACAGATGCTTGCAATgcagcagaaaaacagcaattacTTTGTGGACTGGATCCCACATAACGTCAAGGTTGCCGTGTGTGACATCCCACCCCGAGGCCTCAAAATGTCCTCCACCTTCATCGGCAACAACACAGCCATTCAGGAGATATTCAAGCGTGTGGGCGAGCAGTTCTCCCTAATGTTCAAACGGAAGGCTTTTCTCCACTGGTATACAGGGGAAGGTATGGATGAAATGGAGTTCACTGAGGCAGAGAGCAACCTCAACGATCTGGTGTCGGAGTACCAGCAGTACCAAGACGCCACCTCTGATCTAGATTGggaagtggaggaggaagaagtggAGGGAACCGCATTCCCAGCCACAGCAATGATTCAGTCTCAGATGGAAGTTAAACTGGAAACAGTGACTGAAATACACAAAGGCGCTGTGGATGAGAAGAAGACATAG
- the prelid3b gene encoding PRELI domain containing protein 3B isoform X2, with protein MQKYPNPMNPSVIGVDVLDRGIDKQGRLHSKRLLSTEWGLPSIVKSIIGNARTYTYVQEHTVVDPKEKIFELQSSNITFTNMVSVDEKLTYKPHPEDKDKTILTQEAIISVKGVSLSSYLEGVLASTISVNAGKGREAMEWVIRRLNAEIEELAATARGTMRTPMAAAVTEK; from the exons ATGCAGAAGTATCCCAACCCCATGAACCCCAGTGTGATCGGAGTGGATGTTTTGGATAGAGGCATCGATAAACAGGGACGCCTCCACAGTAAAAGACTGCTCAGCACAGAGTGGGGTCTTCCATCCATAGTCAAATCT ATCATTGGTAACGCTCGAACGTACACGTATGTTCAGGAGCACACGGTTGTGGATCCCAAAGAGAAGATTTTTGAACTTCAGTCCTCAAAT ATCACTTTCACAAACATGGTGTCTGTGGACGAAAAGTTAACATACAAACCACATCCTGAGGATAAAGACAA GACAATACTGACCCAGGAGGCGATCATCTCTGTAAAAGGAGTTAGTCTCAGCAGTTACTTGGAGGGAGTTTTGGCGAGCACCATCTCTGTTAACGCTGGAAAG GGCCGtgaagccatggagtgggtcaTCAGGCGCCTGAATGCAGAGATCGAGGAGCTGGCAGCCACAGCACGTGGGACCATGCGGACCCCCATGGCCGCTGCAGTCACTGAGAAATGA
- the aurka gene encoding aurora kinase A, with protein sequence MESSARVKQTKDMKLHRPEVKTNGDGPKRIPVSQQSQIAVVTPTPHHRVLGVSNGPQRIQRPMSNQKPASHAPVAVKSTHPANQNVNPSTHYGSVPKRVSQQNQPKTHDVLKVNPELAKPPTEPAKLERPQNKPAMKDSANTSSSNKRWSLENFDIGRPLGKGKFGNVYMARERQSRFILALKVLFKKQLEKAGVEHQLRREVEIQSHLRHPNILRLYGYFHDASRVYLILEFAPKGELYSELQRCGCFDEARSATYIMELADALNYCHSKKVIHRDIKPENLLLGANGELKIADFGWSVHTPSSRRSTLCGTLDYLPPEMIEGKTHDEKVDLWSLGVLCYEFLVGSPPFETKSHEETYRKISRVEYTYPSQSTISLGAKDLVARLLKHNPMHRLSIQGVLSHPWLVEIATKKPTTLNKQESPQ encoded by the exons ATGGAGTCTTCTGCCAGGGTTAAGCAGACAAAGGACATGAAACTTCATAGGCCCGAAGTGAAG ACAAACGGTGATGGACCTAAGCGGATTCCAGTGTCACAGCAGTCACAGATTGCCGTAGTTACACCAACTCCACATCATCGGGTTCTGGGTGTGTCGAATGGACCCCAGCGCATTCAGCGGCCTATGAGCAACCAGAAACCAGCATCTCATGCCCCTGTTGCTGTCAAGTCCACACACCCTGCTAATCAGAATGTGAACCCTTCTACTCATTATGGTTCAGTGCCCAAACGTGTTTCTCAACAAAACCAACCAAAAACTCATGACGTGCTCAAGGTTAACCCGGAGCTGGCCAAACCACCAACAGAACCGGCAAAGCTAGAGAGGCCCCAAA ACAAACCTGCCATGAAGGATTCTGCCAACACCTCTTCATCAAA CAAGCGGTGGAGCCTGGAGAATTTTGATATTGGCCGTCCCCTAGGAAAGGGTAAATTTGGCAATGTCTACATGGCCAGAGAGCGACAAAGTAGGTTCATCCTGGCCCTAAAGGTGCTCTTCAAGAAGCAGCTAGAGAAGGCTGGGGTGGAGCACCAGCTGAGGAGAGAAGTGGAGATCCAGTCTCACCTCAg GCACCCGAATATCTTGCGCCTCTACGGTTACTTTCATGATGCGTCTCGTGTGTATCTTATCCTGGAGTTTGCACCCAAGGGGGAATTGTACAGTGAgctgcagcgctgtggatgTTTTGATGAGGCCAGAAGTGCCACA TACATCATGGAGCTGGCAGATGCCCTCAACTACTGCCACTCCAAGAAGGTGATCCACCGGGACATCAAACCAGAGAACCTGTTACTTGGGGCCAACGGGGAGCTGAAGATTGCTGATTTTGGCTGGTCTGTTCACACACCCTCCTCCAG GAGATCCACGTTGTGTGGAACGCTGGACTATTTGCCTCCTGAGATGATTGAGGGGAAAACTCACGATGAAAAGGTGGACCTTTGGAGTCTGGGCGTCCTTTGTTACGAGTTTCTGGTTGGAAGTCCCCCCTTTGAAACAAAAAGTCATGAGGAGACCTACCGCAAAATATCAAGG GTGGAGTACACTTACCCTTCGCAGTCCACTATTAGTCTGGGAGCCAAAGACTTGGTTGCTAGGCTGCTGAAGCACAACCCCATGCACAGACTGTCCATCCAGGGAGTCCTGTCCCACCCCTGGTTGGTTGAGATAGCCACCAAGAAACCCACAACCCTGAACAAGCAAGAGTCCCCCCAGTGA
- the prelid3b gene encoding PRELI domain containing protein 3B isoform X1, with protein sequence MKIWVSEHIFNHPWETVTKAAMQKYPNPMNPSVIGVDVLDRGIDKQGRLHSKRLLSTEWGLPSIVKSIIGNARTYTYVQEHTVVDPKEKIFELQSSNITFTNMVSVDEKLTYKPHPEDKDKTILTQEAIISVKGVSLSSYLEGVLASTISVNAGKGREAMEWVIRRLNAEIEELAATARGTMRTPMAAAVTEK encoded by the exons ATGAAGATCTGGGTATCTGAGCACATCTTTAA cCATCCTTGGGAGACGGTGACCAAGGCTGCAATGCAGAAGTATCCCAACCCCATGAACCCCAGTGTGATCGGAGTGGATGTTTTGGATAGAGGCATCGATAAACAGGGACGCCTCCACAGTAAAAGACTGCTCAGCACAGAGTGGGGTCTTCCATCCATAGTCAAATCT ATCATTGGTAACGCTCGAACGTACACGTATGTTCAGGAGCACACGGTTGTGGATCCCAAAGAGAAGATTTTTGAACTTCAGTCCTCAAAT ATCACTTTCACAAACATGGTGTCTGTGGACGAAAAGTTAACATACAAACCACATCCTGAGGATAAAGACAA GACAATACTGACCCAGGAGGCGATCATCTCTGTAAAAGGAGTTAGTCTCAGCAGTTACTTGGAGGGAGTTTTGGCGAGCACCATCTCTGTTAACGCTGGAAAG GGCCGtgaagccatggagtgggtcaTCAGGCGCCTGAATGCAGAGATCGAGGAGCTGGCAGCCACAGCACGTGGGACCATGCGGACCCCCATGGCCGCTGCAGTCACTGAGAAATGA